The Borrelia turicatae 91E135 region TTTTTGATAAATTAATTGCTTCTGTGACTAAACTTGCTGGTGTAACTAATGATGGTACTGCTATTGGGGATACTGCTAATGCTGATGCTTCAGCACCAGCTAATAAAGATAGTGTTGAAGCTATAATTGTAGGAGTTAAAGAAATTATTGATGTAGCAGATAAGTCTGGAATCAAGATTGAAGCTGGGAATGCCGGTAGTCCGGTAGCCAATGGGGCGGGAACTGCAACTGCTACTATTAATGCTAATGCTGCTGCAGGTGCTGGAGCTGGTCCTAAGCTATCAGATGAAGTAGCTAAGGCAGATCCATGGGCAATGATTGCAAAGATAAAAGATGCTAAGACTAAAACTGAACAACTTACTGCTGGTGCTGATAATAATGCAGGAGAATTAGCTACTGGTGCTAATGCTGCTGATGCTAATGGTGCTAAGGCAGCTACCAATGCCGACTTAGCAGCAGCCGTTGCCCTTAAGGCAATGACTCAAGGTGGTAAACTTAGTGCTAATGCTGCTAATAATGAAGCTGATGCAGTTAAAGCTGCTGCTGTAAGTGCTGTAAATAAGGTATTAGGAGTACTTGATTTTATAATTAGGAAAACAGTATCAAGCCAACTAGAAAAGATAAGAGAAGCAGTTAAGGGAATACAGTACTCTGAAACTACTGCTGAGGCAAGTGAAGCAGGCACTGATAAGTAGGAAAGAAAAATCAATAATAAAGGCATAAAGGGAAACGGGACTCATTAAATTGAGTAGTTTTCCTTTTTTTAGTGATTGAACTAAGTATAGTATAGATATTATATATTGAGTGTATGGTGATTAAAAAAAGTTTATTATCTGTTTTTACTTTCTTTAGTTATATGGTGGTTGACGCTTTTTGTATTAAGGCTGTTACTAAAAATAGCGATATAGGAAATTATTTTACCTATGTTTAAACCACTATGCAAACATTAAAAGATAAATTAAACACTGGGTTGCAGAGGATGGTGATTACGATAAGTGAAGGGAGTGATTGATAAGTTTAATTACGGGGACATTAGACAAGATTGCTGCAGGAGCAAAGAAAGCTGTTAGTGGCGATACTAATGTGGCATCAATTGCTGATATTGTGATAGTGTTTTCATTACAAGTGTCAAGAACCTTGTTAAAGGAAGAAGAGAAATTATTACTTTAGTATTGAAAGAAGAAAATGGATGGGTAAATAAAACTAATCTTGCTCTTAGTATGATAAAAAAAATTGATAATTTATTTAGTGCTAAAACAGGGTCTTAAATATTAAAGACATTACTGTTAATAAAGATAGTAGAGTTGCAAAAGCTAAATATGCGGAGTTAGCTTTTGCTAATGGTATTTGTAATGATGAAAACTTATTATTCAAAATCCAAAAGATATACAACCATAGCAAGTTCTATAGATTTAATAGCTATGGCTAAAGATGGTAAATTTGCTGCTAAAAATGGGGAAGATAAATCCGCTCATGCAGTTAATGGTGTTGCTGCAAGTGCTGTTGGTAAGACTTTAAGTACTCTCATAATAGCAATAAGAAATACTGTTGATATTGGTTTAAAAACAATAAGTGATGCTCTTGTTACAGTTACACAAGAAGATAAGTCTGCAGATTCTACTACACCTACAGACGTAACAGCTAGTGGACAATAATAATAAATAATTAATAACAAATACATAACTAAATAAAGTCATTTTAGGAAAACTATTCTCTTTATGAGATTCGTTTTCCTTTTATCTATATCTTGTAATAATACTCAGGTTTAAATAGTATTGATAGCAATCATTTAACAACAGATTGATGGTAAGATTGTATTTGAGCTTTGTATAAGATAAAGAAAATAGACTAAACATTTATATTAGATTTAGGGACCTTCTTAAGTCACATTTTACTAACTATAAAGTTCCTATAACACTTAAAATATTATATAATAATTACATAAGGAGATTTTATGCAAGATTCATCATTACATTCTGTTGCTAATACACAAATTTTTAATGGGCATATTACAGAGGAGATTATATATCAAGAATTTGTAAAAATGGGTATGCAAGATTTTGTTGCAAATGAGCTCTCTAAAAGATATTACCGTAATGAACTAACTTATAAAGATATTGAATATTTAGAGAGTAATTTTAATCTTAAGTTTGAGATGTTAGAGCGTAGTTTGAAATCTGAAATTATTTCTGTTAGAACTGAGCTTGATAACAAGATTGACATTGTTAGAAATGAGTTAAAATCTGATATTAAAGACCTGGATAACAAGATAGATTCTGTTGAAAGTAATTTAAATGTGAAGATTGACACTAAATTTAATGAACTTGATAATAAAATAGATATTGTTGAAAGTAATTTAAATGTGAAGATTGATAACGTTAGGAATGAGTTAAAATCTGACATTAAAGACCTGGATAATAAGATAGATTCTGTTAGAGCTGAATTAAAGTCTGATGTTGCATCTGTTAGTAATGAAATTTCTCTTGTTAGAAAAGATATGGAAATTAACAGAATGGAATTTAAAAGTACATCAAAATTACATAATTGGATGTTTGGTACCCTTATTACTCTTAATATAGGAATATTCTTAGCATTAATGTCATTATTAGTAAAGTAAATTTATTTAATTAGCCCCTTCTTTAATTGACCTTCTGTTAATTATTTTTTTACAAAGTAATTCAATTTTTTGTTAAAAACAATCAATTTTGTTGATTGTTGAATTACACACAGTCTCTGAAATGTTAAAGTATCTGTGTTTTTAGCTTTTTTATTTTATGTTCAAAACTTGTTAGCCATCTTGTCCTTTTATTTTGCTCTCTGAGAAAAAAGGAGGCACGTAATAATGAAAAGAATTACTTTAAGTGCGTTATTGATGACTTTATTTTTACTTCTTAGTTGTGGCAGTGGCAGTACTAAGGCTGAGGATCCTCAGAGCAGATTCTTAAAATCTGTTATTAGTTTAGGTAATGACTTCTTAAATGTTTTTACTTCACTTTCTGATATGGTTGGAGGTGTTTTAGGTTTTAATACTAAGAAGTCTGATATTGGAGTTTACTTTAAGAAAGTACATGATACTCTTTCATCTACTAAGACAGCCCTTGAAAAAATTGTTACTGATATGAAATCTGAAAATAATCCTAATACTGCTGCAACTGAGACTGCAATAAATAAATTAGTTAGTGAAACACTTGATAAAATAATAGAAGGAGCAAGCGAGGCTGTAAAGGGTGCTGAAGGTAATGACTCAATTGCTAGTGTTGGTACTGCTAATGTTGGTGCTGCTGGTGAGGAAAATGCAGTTAAGTCCCTTATTGAGGGGATTGGAAAGATTGTAGAAGTGGTGCTTGGAAATAAAGGAAGTGCTGATGCTGGTGATAATAATAACGCTGAAAATGGTAATGCAAGAAATAATAATGGTGCAGGTAAACTGTTTGCTAATGCTAATGCAGGTGCTGCTGCTGAAGCAAAGAAAGTAGCAGCTGATGCAGCAAAAGCAGTAGGAGCAGTAACCGGAGCTGATATATTACAAGCTATGGTTAAAAATGATGCTGTTACGTTAGCTAAGCATGCTGGTGGTGCAGGTGCTGAGTCTAATAAAAAAGATGCAATAATAGCAGGAGGAATAGCACTGCGAGCAATAGCAAAGAATGGTAAATTTTCTGGTGCTAGTGATGGTGATGCTGATGCAAAGAAAGCAATAGAGGGAGTAGCTTTAAGTGCAGTAACAAAAGCATTAAATACACTAACAATAGCAATAAGAAATACTATTGACGTGGGACTTAAGGGTGTTAAAGATGCTATGAAAATTAATCCTGAAGATATTCCTCCTGTAACTAATGATAATACAACCTCTGAAACTAAGAAGAACTAATAGTCATGATTAGATAGGATTAGTAAGCAATATATAACTAAATAAAGTCATTTGAGGAAAACTCTTCTTTTCATAAGAACCGTTTTCCTTTTATTTATATTATACT contains the following coding sequences:
- a CDS encoding variable large family protein, with the translated sequence MKHRLNERIKNFNITILISLFLLISCGSGQLQAEKLAAESKISFFDSLIKIGQGFQEIFGNAIGDILGFSAVKSTDSKSKSKVGEHLNKVKKGLEDTKTKLNDLSGKISEVTSADGNTIEAVKSVIKGTGEVFDKLIASVTKLAGVTNDGTAIGDTANADASAPANKDSVEAIIVGVKEIIDVADKSGIKIEAGNAGSPVANGAGTATATINANAAAGAGAGPKLSDEVAKADPWAMIAKIKDAKTKTEQLTAGADNNAGELATGANAADANGAKAATNADLAAAVALKAMTQGGKLSANAANNEADAVKAAAVSAVNKVLGVLDFIIRKTVSSQLEKIREAVKGIQYSETTAEASEAGTDK
- the bdr gene encoding Bdr family repetitive protein → MQDSSLHSVANTQIFNGHITEEIIYQEFVKMGMQDFVANELSKRYYRNELTYKDIEYLESNFNLKFEMLERSLKSEIISVRTELDNKIDIVRNELKSDIKDLDNKIDSVESNLNVKIDTKFNELDNKIDIVESNLNVKIDNVRNELKSDIKDLDNKIDSVRAELKSDVASVSNEISLVRKDMEINRMEFKSTSKLHNWMFGTLITLNIGIFLALMSLLVK
- a CDS encoding variable large family protein; the encoded protein is MKRITLSALLMTLFLLLSCGSGSTKAEDPQSRFLKSVISLGNDFLNVFTSLSDMVGGVLGFNTKKSDIGVYFKKVHDTLSSTKTALEKIVTDMKSENNPNTAATETAINKLVSETLDKIIEGASEAVKGAEGNDSIASVGTANVGAAGEENAVKSLIEGIGKIVEVVLGNKGSADAGDNNNAENGNARNNNGAGKLFANANAGAAAEAKKVAADAAKAVGAVTGADILQAMVKNDAVTLAKHAGGAGAESNKKDAIIAGGIALRAIAKNGKFSGASDGDADAKKAIEGVALSAVTKALNTLTIAIRNTIDVGLKGVKDAMKINPEDIPPVTNDNTTSETKKN